From a single Anas acuta chromosome 16, bAnaAcu1.1, whole genome shotgun sequence genomic region:
- the MAFB gene encoding transcription factor MafB, whose product MAGELSIGAELPTSPLAMEYVNDFDLMKFDVKKEPLGRNDRSGRHCTRLQPAGSVSSTPISTPCSSVPSSPSFSPTEQKTHLEDLYWMANSYQQMNPEALNLTPEDAVEALIGSHQVSQQLQGFESFRAHHHHHHHHHQHHHQYPAVTHEDLAGSGHPHHHHHHHHQASPTPSTSSNSSQQLQNSHQQHPPSSSVEDRFSDDQLVSMSVRELNRHLRGFTKDEVIRLKQKRRTLKNRGYAQSCRYKRVQQKHHLENEKTQLIQQVEQLKQEVTRLARERDAYKLKCEKLASNGFREAGSTSDNPSSPEFFM is encoded by the coding sequence ATGGCCGGAGAGCTCAGCATCGGAGCCGAGCTGCCCACCAGCCCCCTGGCCATGGAGTATGTCAACGACTTCGACCTGATGAAGTTCGACGTGAAGAAGGAGCCCCTGGGCAGGAACGACCGCTCGGGCAGGCACTGCACCCGCCTGCAGCCTGCCGGCTCCGTCTCGTCCACCCCCATCAGCactccctgcagctctgtgccctcCTCGCCCAGCTTCAGCCCTACCGAGCAGAAGACCCACTTGGAGGACCTGTACTGGATGGCCAACAGCTACCAGCAGATGAACCCCGAGGCGCTGAACCTCACCCCGGAGGACGCGGTTGAAGCCCTCATTGGGTCCCACCAGGTGTCCCAGCAGCTGCAAGGCTTTGAGAGCTTCCGggcccaccaccaccatcatcatcaccatcaccaacaccaccaccagtACCCCGCGGTCACTCATGAAGACCTGGCCGGCAGCGGGCAccctcaccaccaccatcatcaccaccaccaggcctctcccaccccttccacctcctccaactcctcccagcagctccagaactcgcaccagcagcatcccccctcCAGCAGCGTGGAAGACCGGTTCTCCGATGACCAGCTGGTCTCCATGTCCGTGAGGGAGCTCAACAGGCACCTCCGAGGCTTCACCAAAGACGAGGTGATCCGCCTCAAGCAGAAGAGGAGGACCTTGAAGAACAGGGGCTATGCCCAGTCCTGCAGGTACAAACGTGTCCAGCAGAAACACCACCTGGAGAATGAAAAGACCCAGCTCATTCAGCAGGTGGAACAGCTCAAGCAAGAAGTGACCCGGCTCGCCAGAGAGAGAGACGCCTACAAGCTCAAGTGTGAGAAACTTGCCAGCAATGGCTTCAGAGAGGCCGGCTCCACCAGTGACAACCCGTCTTCCCCTGAGTTCTTCATGTGA